A window from Camelus dromedarius isolate mCamDro1 chromosome 9, mCamDro1.pat, whole genome shotgun sequence encodes these proteins:
- the LRRC8B gene encoding volume-regulated anion channel subunit LRRC8B has protein sequence MITLTELKCLADAQSCYHILKPWWDVFWYYITLIMLLVAVLAGALQLTQSRVLCCLPCKVEFDNHCAVPWDVLKASMNASSDPGPPPPLPLRIQNDLHRQQYAYIDAVCYEKQLHWFAKFFPYLVLLHTLIFAACSNFWLHYPSTSSRLEHFVAILHKCFDSPWTTRALSETVAEQSGRPLTLSKSKVLLSSSGCSADVDSNKQPLPFPQPGLESAGLESPASSVLDKKEGEQAKAIFEKVKRFRVHVEQKDIIYRVYLKQIIVKVILFVLIITYVPYFLTYIALEIDCSVDLQAFTGYKRYQCVYSLAEIFKVLASFYVILVILYGLTSSYSLWWMLRSSLKQYSFEALREKTNYSDVPDVKNDFAFILHLADQYDPLYSRRFSVFLSEVSENKLKQINLNNEWTVEKLKSKLVKNPQDKAELHLFMLNGLPDNVFELTEIEVLSLELIPEVKLPSAVSQLVNLRELHVYHSSLVVDHPALAFLEENLKILRLKFTEMGKIPRWVFHLKNLKELYLSGCVLPEQVSTMQLEGFQDLKNLRTLYLKSSLSRIPQVITDLLPSLQKLSLDNEGSKLVVLNNLKKMVHLKSLELISCDLERIPHSIFSLNNLHELDLRENNLKTVEEIISFQHLQNLSCLKLWHNNIAYIPAQIGALSNLEQLFLDHNNIENLPLQLFLCTKLHYLDLSYNHLTFIPEEIQYLSNLQYFAVTNNNIEMLPDGLFQCKKLQCLLLGKNSLMSLSPHVGELSNLTHLELMGNYLETLPPELEGCQSLKRSCLIAEESLLSTLPPPVTERLQTCLDKC, from the exons ATGATTACACTAACAGAGCTGAAATGTTTAGCAGACGCCCAGTCATGTTATCACATCCTGAAACCGTGGTGGGACGTCTTCTGGTATTACATCACCCTGATCATGCTGCTGGTGGCCGTGCTGGCTGGAGCCCTCCAGCTGACACAGAGTAGGGTTCTGTGCTGTCTCCCATGTAAGGTGGAGTTCGACAATCACTGCGCCGTGCCTTGGGACGTCCTGAAAGCCAGCATGAACGCGTCCTCTGATCCCGGGCCACCGCCTCCGCTCCCCCTCAGAATCCAGAACGACCTCCACCGACAGCAGTATGCCTACATTGACGCTGTCTGCTACGAGAAGCAGCTCCACTGGTTTGCAAAGTTCTTCCCCTACCTGGTGCTCTTGCACACGCTCATCTTTGCAGCCTGCAGCAACTTTTGGCTTCACTACCCCAGCACCAGTTCCCGGCTCGAGCACTTTGTTGCCATCCTGCACAAGTGCTTCGATTCTCCATGGACCACCCGAGCCCTGTCGGAAACGGTGGCCGAACAGTCAGGGCGACCCCTGACACTCTCCAAGTCCAAGGTTTTGCTTTCGTCCTCAGGGTGCTCAGCCGACGTCGATTCCAACAAGCAGCCGTTGCCCTTCCCGCAGCCTGGCTTGGAGTCAGCCGGCTTGGAAAGCCCGGCCTCTAGCGTCCTGGACAAGAAGGAGGGCGAACAGGCCAAAGCCATCTTTGAAAAAGTGAAAAGGTTCCGCGTGCATGTGGAGCAGAAGGACATCATTTACAGAGTGTATCTGAAGCAGATCATCGTCAAGGTCATTCTGTTTGTCCTCATCATCACATACGTTCCGTACTTTTTAACCTACATCGCTCTTGAAATCGACTGCTCGGTGGACCTGCAGGCTTTCACGGGGTATAAGCGCTACCAGTGCGTCTACTCCTTGGCGGAGATATTTAAGGTCCTGGCTTCGTTTTACGTCATCTTGGTGATACTTTACGGCCTCACCTCCTCGTACAGCTTGTGGTGGATGCTGCGGAGTTCTCTGAAGCAGTACTCCTTTGAGGCGCTGCGAGAGAAGACCAACTACAGTGACGTCCCGGACGTCAAGAATGACTTCGCCTTCATCCTGCACCTGGCTGACCAGTACGACCCTCTTTACTCCAGACGCTTCTCCGTCTTCCTGTCGGAGGTCAGTGAGAACAAACTGAAACAGATCAACCTCAACAACGAGTGGACGGTTGAGAAACTGAAGAGTAAGCTTGTGAAGAATCCCCAGGACAAGGCAGAGCTGCACCTTTTCATGCTAAACGGTCTTCCAGACAATGTCTTTGAGTTGACTGAAATCGAAGTGCTCAGCCTGGAGCTGATCCCTGAGGTCAAGCTGCCCTCCGCAGTCTCGCAGCTGGTCAACCTCAGGGAGCTCCACGTGTACCATTCATCTCTGGTGGTCGACCATCCCGCCCTGGCCTTCCTAGAGGAGAATTTAAAAATCCTCCGCCTGAAATTTACTGAAATGGGGAAAATTCCCCGCTGGGTGTTCCACCTGAAGAATCTCAAGGAACTTTACCTGTCGGGCTGTGTTCTACCTGAGCAGGTGAGTACCATGCAGCTGGAGGGCTTCCAGGACTTGAAAAACCTGAGGACCCTCTACTTGAAGAGCAGCCTCTCCCGGATCCCACAAGTCATCACAGACCTCCTGCCTTCGCTGCAGAAGTTGTCCCTCGATAATGAGGGAAGCAAACTGGTTGTGTTGAACAACTTGAAAAAGATGGTCCATCTGAAAAGCCTGGAGCTGATCAGCTGCGACCTGGAACGCATTCCACACTCCATCTTCAGCCTGAACAATTTGCATGAGTTAGACCTCAGAGAAAATAACCTTAAAACTGTGGAAGAGATCATTAGCTTTCAGCATCTGCAGAATCTTTCCTGCTTGAAGTTGTGGCACAATAACATCGCTTATATTCCTGCACAGATCGGGGCATTATCTAATCTCGAGCAGCTCTTTCTGGACCATAACAACATAGAGAATCTGCCCCTGCAGCTTTTCCTgtgcaccaaactacattacCTGGATCTAAGCTACAACCACCTGACCTTCATTCCGGAAGAAATCCAGTATCTGAGTAATCTGCAGTACTTTGCTGTGACCAACAACAAC atTGAGATGCTACCAGATGGGCTGTTTCAGTGCAAAAAGCTGCAGTGTTTACTTTTGGGGAAAAATAGCCTGATGAGTTTGTCCCCTCACGTGGGTGAGCTGTCGAACCTTACTCATCTGGAGCTCATGGGTAATTACCTGGAAACGCTTCCTCCTGAACTGGAAGGGTGCCAGTCCCTAAAACGGAGCTGCCTGATCGCCGAGGAAAGCTTGCTCAGtacccttcctcctcctgtaACAGAACGTCTGCAGACGTGCTTAGATAAATGTTGA